Genomic DNA from Haloplanus sp. HW8-1:
TTGTCGAAGTGATCTGATCGACCGAATGCTGGGAGATTCTCCGCGAATGGTGAGGTCTCGATGTCTGTGATAATCCGTCGTTCTTCGTTGTCACCTTCGAGACGGTTGGGAACCAGCGCGAGGATATTGATATCCAGTTGTTGGCGGAGAGGAGCAATCTGGTCTTCGACCATCCGCTCTAATCCGGAAATACTCGGCTCACTCATTTGGAGTGGCACGATTACGTTCTGGGAGGCGATCAGTGAGGCATCTGAGAGTGCGCCGAGATTTGGTGGCGAGTCGATTACGACGTAGTCGTACAGGTCTCCGAGGACTGCTTCAACAACGTGCTTGCGAACCCACGTCTCAGCGAACGTCGTCGTCCGGATCCGGTCTTCAAGCGCGTCGAAGTCTCGGTTTGCCGGAATGACGTCGAACCACTCTGTCTCTTGGATGATGTCGTCGAGTGTTGCTGTCGCGTCATCACCGAAGACGTCCCCGAGATGCGTCTCAGCATCGTATGCGTCTCGAAGCCCGACGCCCTCGGTTGCGTTCCCCTGCTGGTCAAGATCGACTAAGAGGACACGATGTCCTCGTGCGTGTAACCGCTCAGCGATGTTGATCGCGAGTGTCGTCTTCCCAACACCGCCTTTCTGGAGTGCTACGGAGACTGCGCGAGGTTGTGTTGCCGTGTCTTCTGAATTCTGGGACATGGTGGTCTCTCGTTAAGAATAGGTACAATAGGTGAAATAGGTGAGATTCCAACCTATCGTGCGCTATGTGGATACTCTACCTATTGTACCTATTCCTATTATAGAGGTCATATCGCGGAAGATATGTAAAAGTGCGTCAGACAATACAATAGCTAGAATAGGTGAGATAGCTAACTTAGGTAAGATAGGTAAAATAGGCGTGATGGAATTTTATCGCCAATAGTTACCCCACAATTTGAACCAACAGCTGATTAGTGGGGTAACTTCTACTGTCGCCATTCGTCGCTGTGAGTTATTCCTGAGGACTCACGACTTCGTCACAGATCGGACACTCTGCCCAGATCCCAGTCGTCCCGTCGTCTTTCTCGTATTCGACCAAGACGTGTACGCCAGAGAGCCCCTCACCACACTTCGGACAGCTTCCGAGTGGTGGATCGCCGGTCATTAGGGGAGGGAAGGGAGCGTGTGACATATCCCTTCCATCCGAATGTGGGGTAATGATTGGGTGTAAGCCTTGTGTGGAATCGCATTGGCGATACACCGCTGTCGGTGAATTCAGCTCAGCCGCCACAACTAATTCCCTCGCAACTGACTTTCAGATGATGAGTCTCCGGAAAGTACTCACTCGAGTACTCTTTGAGACCGACTCAACGGTCATCGTTGAGTGCCGTCACTGTGGGCTGACCGTTTCTCCGGAGATCGACTCGTGCCCAGCGTGCGGGGCGACGGATTTCTGTTGCTACGAGATACCCGAACAGGGAGTTCTGTCGCAATTCTCGGCAACTGAGACTATTCTCTTGCTGAATATAGAGGATGGACCGGTCAGCTAGTCACATAGCCAGCCACTTCGGTAAAGATAGCCGGTTATACCCGCAGTACACGCTGCTGCAAGGCCGAATGCGATTAGTCCTGTCGGGTCCGGGGCGAACAGTATACTGAGAGTGCTTCCCGTGAACAGGCCGATAATGAGGCAGAGGGCAAAACGGATGGAGGAACTGGCCATGCTCAAATTTTCGGCCACGAATATAAATCACTGACCGACTTGCGCTCTATATTCAGCACGACGACTGAAACCCCACAACGAATGAGAATTTCAACGAAGTAGCCGACGTGTTGCGAAGATAGGGAATAATGCACAGGTCCGCGAGCGACCACTCGCCCCGTTGAGTGTTCTTGAGCACCCCTGTTCACGAGTGAATAACGGCTTTCTCTCAGAGCGGCTAGAAGAATTCAGTCGCCTACGCCATTGTTCGTCTTACCGCTGATTTCTATGGGTTGTACGTCATTCTTATCAGTATGACCACCGGATCTGTTGACGATTTTGAGGAGATTTCGCACGCGAACGGAGACATACTCGCCGAACGCATCGAACTGCTCGATGATCTTGATGATGAGGAGACGCTAACCGCCGATGAGGTCGGGGATAATCTCGGCATCGACCTTGGCGGCGATACCTGCACCACCGACGAGATGCGGGATCATCTCGATATTTCTTGATTGCCTGAACCTCTATCGGACGCCTAAATACTTCGCCGCCTCCTCCGCGATCTTTTCGGTTGTCGCCTCGACGAGACGCCCCTCCTCTTTTTGAATATCCGCGTGGCGGATCGAGACGACCGTCCACGGGTTCACATAGGTCTCGCGTGGAAGGCCGCCGGCCGCGAAATCGTCCTCGCCAAGCGGGATCGCAACCGCCCTCGGCGTCGTCGTGCCCGCGGCGTAGAGACCCTCCTCGTCGCTGAACGGGTGCGTGTCGTCGTTCAGGCAAACATACGGCCGGTAGTCGTGATCGGCGAGGAGATCAGGACCCTTCACCACTGCGCCGCGAGTGTATCCGTCGGTCATTCCTCGCCGTAGTAGTCGTCTGTCGTCGACGACGAACTCGCACCCATCTGAGCAGCGTACGAGGCGAGGCGGTCGTCCTCAGCGATCGCCCAGTACCGGCCACGGTGCCGGACGAGCCCCCGGTCCTCGAGACGGGACAGAGCCCCGCCAACGCTCCCGCGCTTGATCCCTGTCTCCTCGTGGAGTTCGGTCTGTGTGAACGCTTGGTCGCTGTGCTCGGCGAGGAACTGCAGAATCTGGTATGGTTGTGTGCCTTCTTGGAGATCGAGGACCTCGGCGGGCTCGTCATCGAACCGATCGATACTGATGGGCATACGTAATAGAACGTAATAGATCGAAATAAGTCTATGGGAGAGACATATCGGGTCCGTTCTCTTCGGAATGAGGGAAACATCCAGTAGCCGTTAATTTGCGAACGACAGAAAACGTGCACGTGATTATTTCATAAAAAAGAGGGCATCATAGAACTCGTCTCACACCGTAATAATCGTACTTCCCGGATTGTCTCTACGTTCGTAGTTGGTGATAGCGACGACGAGCCGAAGGCACAGTACGAGGAACACCTGCGCTCGTGCGTGGACGCGGCCTCGGGTGTGGGTTCGCCCGAGGCCGCAGTCCTTGACTGATTCGTTGGTTCGTTCAACTCCAGTACGGCGGTTGTACGTCTCGTCTAGCGTCGATTGCTTCAGTTGAACGTCCTCGCTGTGTTTCTCGATGCGATCTTCGACCCTGTACTCGATGTATTTCGGGTCGTCGGTGTTTCGCGCGTTGTAGGCAGCGACTGGCACGACCCCTGCGGCCAACAGGTGGTCGTGCCAGTCGAGCGTGTCGTAGGCGCTGTCACCGACCATCCATATCGGCTGAGCGACGGCGAGCGCGTCACGCGTGACGCGCATCGCTGTCTCCTCTGGCGCTTGCTTACTCTCTGTAAACTCTGCTGCTATCGGGATCTTTTGCCCAGTCGAGACGATTGTGCAACCGTAGCCGTAGTAGTACTCGTCGTCGGTTGGATCGTAGCACTTCGACGCGTCTTGATCGGCGGGCATCGCTCTCACGTCAGTTGAATCGACACAGTAGGTCAAGTCGAGCAGACCGCGTCGGGCGGCCTGCTCGACGAGTCGGTCAAAGACCTCGTCAACGACGTGTTCGAGGTCGGTGAGAAAGCGATCGACCGCGTCTCTCGACGGCGGTCGATCGAAGCCACAGCTCAGCCAAACGACCGTGTTCCGAAGCTCTCGTTCAACGGGACGAATCCCGCAGATGTCGTGGTAGTAGCAGTGGAGGAACCCACGCATCAACTCTGGTGGTTCATGCTCTCGTGTTCGCCCCGTCTCCGCCGGGGCGAACACGTCGAACTCAAGCGACTCGAACTCAAGGGACTCGAATAGTGCCAGCGTCTCGGTAGCCACGACATTGAAGAACTCGTCGATAGAAGCCTCTCCTTGCAGGGTTTGGGAACTCGTAGACACAGTTTCCACACCCTGCCTCCTCGCGTGTGACTGTTTCTATGACGCTCTCTCGAAGAAGTATTCAATACTCAGTCGATACGTCCACTCAGGTCGATGGACTCCGGATACTCCTATCGTGATCCACAAACCCAGGCCCGTCTGGTGTGCCTGCCCAACGTTCGAGGTACTGGTGATTTATGCGGATGTTTTCTCACGCTTGTTCCGTTCAGAGAGATTCCGGAAGATGCCGTAGACGACAGGCCCATCGGGAAGCGATACCGTATCGACAGCGATTTCGATAGGAATGGTTTCACCGTCGGCGATCACCAGTTTCGGCTGCGAGCCATCCGGTAGCGTTTGGATTGTCGTTCGTTCGCCTTTAGCCCGCTTGAACCCTTTGCGGTACAGTTCGGCGTCCTCGGTTGGATGGAGTGAACTCTGGTGGCGGCCAATGATCTGATCGCGCGGTTCCCCGAGTAGCGTTTCGGCAGCGTCGTTTAGCTCGACGATTTCTCCCGTCTCGGCTTCCGCAACGAACACCGGATCCGGAGCCGCCGCAAGCAACGTTTCATACCGCTCTTTTTGTGCCGCCAACTCCCGGTCGCGCTCTTTGCGTTCGGTGATGTCGCGCCCCTCTGGAATCAATAGCGTAACGTTGTCTTCGTCATCGGTAATTGGTCGAATCGAAAAATCGATAATGACCGCGCCCTCATCACCTTGCACTTCGACCTCATACCGGACGAACTCGCCCGTTGCGGCACGATTGACCGCATCCTGTAACTCTTGTTGAGTAGCGTCGTCGATCTGCCACCAATCCGCCTCCCAAAACGGCTTGCCGATAACGTCCTCCCGGTCAAGACCTCCGAAGTTGAGAGCTGTCTCGTTAGCCTCAAGAACGGTCCCGTCAGGATCTAACAATCCGATAAACTGATATGTCTGATTGAAGATTGCGTTGTAGCGACGTTCGCGTTCCTTGCGTTCGGTGATATCCCGACCGACGACGAGATGCTCGCCAGGGACAATATTGGCCTTCCCCGAGTATTCGACGGTGTGTTCCACTCCATCAGCATCAACGACGGTGATGTTGCCGTGGGTGGCTCCAGTGCCCGGGAAATCACCCATTTCGGCGTCGAAATCGAACGCATCAGGAACTAACTCGGTGAATGACCGACCGACCAACTCCTCCCAATCCAGCTCAAAAAGCGTCTCTGCCGCCCTATTGCCGTTCAAGATTTTGGCGTCGTCATTGAGAATGAGTATCGCGTCGTTTGCTTCTTCGAAGGCCGCCTGAAACCGGTCACGTCCCCGTGTGGCATCAGGGAGCTGTTGTTTCGGACTAAGGTTGGGGATTCGTGGGACCGAAAGCGTGATGGTCGTCCCGTCTTCCGTGACTGTCGTATCGATAGTCCCATCGTGGCCCGTCACGATCCAGTGGACCAGCCACAGCCCCAATCCGCTTCCATGGGAGAGCGGCGTTTCTTCTCCAGTAGTCAGTACCCCAGCTTCCATATCGGGGAGTCCGGGTCCGTCGTCGGCGATCCGAATCTCGATAGCATTCGGCACGGTGTCGATGGTCACCGAGACAGTCGGGGTTTCATCGCTGTGCTCGGTGGCGTTTTCGAGTAGTTCTCTGATGGCCCGCTCGAAGCTCGGCAGCAGGGCTACACTGATGTCTTTGTCGTATTCGACGGAAAGTGACGCCTGCGGCTGTTCTTGTGCGACCGTCTCGACGACATCCTCAACGAGCGTGCCAACCGCGGTGGGCTGGCATTTGGTGTCAGACGTGACGATCTGTTCCAGTTCACGGGCTTTCTCGCTCAGATCGATGAGG
This window encodes:
- a CDS encoding PAS domain S-box protein is translated as MAETTVPPTETRQQLHSIVRKEVPFDKKAREVLEVGVEYLDLDYGYLTRIDSEIEDWEVVITTDTEQFPAGLRCSLEDTYCRETITTETHYALHDASAQGWTDDPALQTRNHDTYLGIPLIVNATLYGTVCFVADDPRSEPFSDIETLFAEHLTRLLEREREREHVKAELTSQSNLAAVLNRVLRHNLRNDISVVRGNIRQLTEQLPDQAVIETTFEYIDSLIDLSEKARELEQIVTSDTKCQPTAVGTLVEDVVETVAQEQPQASLSVEYDKDISVALLPSFERAIRELLENATEHSDETPTVSVTIDTVPNAIEIRIADDGPGLPDMEAGVLTTGEETPLSHGSGLGLWLVHWIVTGHDGTIDTTVTEDGTTITLSVPRIPNLSPKQQLPDATRGRDRFQAAFEEANDAILILNDDAKILNGNRAAETLFELDWEELVGRSFTELVPDAFDFDAEMGDFPGTGATHGNITVVDADGVEHTVEYSGKANIVPGEHLVVGRDITERKERERRYNAIFNQTYQFIGLLDPDGTVLEANETALNFGGLDREDVIGKPFWEADWWQIDDATQQELQDAVNRAATGEFVRYEVEVQGDEGAVIIDFSIRPITDDEDNVTLLIPEGRDITERKERDRELAAQKERYETLLAAAPDPVFVAEAETGEIVELNDAAETLLGEPRDQIIGRHQSSLHPTEDAELYRKGFKRAKGERTTIQTLPDGSQPKLVIADGETIPIEIAVDTVSLPDGPVVYGIFRNLSERNKREKTSA
- a CDS encoding transposase → MSTSSQTLQGEASIDEFFNVVATETLALFESLEFESLEFDVFAPAETGRTREHEPPELMRGFLHCYYHDICGIRPVERELRNTVVWLSCGFDRPPSRDAVDRFLTDLEHVVDEVFDRLVEQAARRGLLDLTYCVDSTDVRAMPADQDASKCYDPTDDEYYYGYGCTIVSTGQKIPIAAEFTESKQAPEETAMRVTRDALAVAQPIWMVGDSAYDTLDWHDHLLAAGVVPVAAYNARNTDDPKYIEYRVEDRIEKHSEDVQLKQSTLDETYNRRTGVERTNESVKDCGLGRTHTRGRVHARAQVFLVLCLRLVVAITNYERRDNPGSTIITV
- a CDS encoding ParA family protein; protein product: MSQNSEDTATQPRAVSVALQKGGVGKTTLAINIAERLHARGHRVLLVDLDQQGNATEGVGLRDAYDAETHLGDVFGDDATATLDDIIQETEWFDVIPANRDFDALEDRIRTTTFAETWVRKHVVEAVLGDLYDYVVIDSPPNLGALSDASLIASQNVIVPLQMSEPSISGLERMVEDQIAPLRQQLDINILALVPNRLEGDNEERRIITDIETSPFAENLPAFGRSDHFDNPNSPGPGIRKRIAFRRAWREGKPVAAYDSECDQLERLDELAAIVERGGIDA
- a CDS encoding helix-turn-helix transcriptional regulator; this translates as MPISIDRFDDEPAEVLDLQEGTQPYQILQFLAEHSDQAFTQTELHEETGIKRGSVGGALSRLEDRGLVRHRGRYWAIAEDDRLASYAAQMGASSSSTTDDYYGEE